In Dermacentor variabilis isolate Ectoservices chromosome 10, ASM5094787v1, whole genome shotgun sequence, the genomic window ATCAACCTtaatttttttatcttttgtatCGTGCGTTGTAGCGCTACTAATGTATTTTGCTTCTTTTATAAGGCCACGTGTCTTGTTTAATTTACCACCACGCCAAAATTAAACTACGCaatatttgttttgtttaatgaACATGTTCACCTTTCTGCCATTGATGTGTGACACGGGGTGATGCATTGTCTATTAGCTTCTTCCTTTTGCCTCGCTCCGTGGGCATGTTCTGCGTAGACATGCCACAATAAACTGGTTTGATTTGATCGCCGGCTCGCCCTCAcacgctttctctcgcacacacagcatgcggcgacggtgttatcgctctTCGAGTTTACATAGAACATTACGACAACGTCGACGGAGACAACGAAAGTAAAAAAAGGGCTAGTGTGTCCATGtgaatgctatcgcaataagaaatACTAAAGTTGAACCATTGATGATTTCCAGCTGGAGTGGCGCTACTTCGCTGGCGACTCGGGCGAATTTTTATGACTTTTTTGGAATAAAAGAGGCCCACATAATCCCGCTTATGCAAAGCAAGTGGAGAGCATGTTTCGCGATACATACACCATCTGGCCCTTAAGCTCAGCTGCGAGCTTTATTAGAACAAATGCAATTGATGTTTGCAAGAGGCTTCGGTCAATGATTAAAGTGTATGTCAACTTAGGAACAAGTATGGCGACTTAAAGAAACTGATATTTCGAGTAAACCTCTACTCTGCGACTTCCATCAATCAATCCCGTTTATTTACCTTTAGAAGGAGGGGCCAGCACTAAAAGCCGTCGTGGCTTGGCTAATTCAGTACTGAGAGAATCTTTTCCCAACAAAAGTGAAACAGCAGATTACAGGGAGGCTGTTAGAACGGCGACTGAAGGCATGAGCGCAACGACGTTGGTCGCAGCGAAATAAAATTTATCGCTACCTAATAATTCGTTCGCCGTCATTAGCCTATAGCGCGATGGGTCACGATTGCACAGGGCATGTACTACGCGCTGTTTGGCCCCACTGTGCAAGACTTGGCCGTGACGCTGGACGTGGGCCTGTTTCgtgtgttgttcctgctggccgCCAGGGGCGTCGGGTACTTCTTGGGAGCCGTGGCCGGTGAGTCGCGCTCCGTGCCCGCGCCGGGCGCGTACTACTACGTGGCGCGCGCGCTGCAGGCGGAGTGCTGCTGAGGCCCGTGAACCCGCAGGTGCTCCTCGTGGTGCTCGACTTCTTCCTCGCCATGGCCTGCCTCGGGGTCTCCTACTTCGACACGCCCTTCCAGAGTGAGCTGCTCTTCGGACTCGGAGGATTCGCCCTCGGGGCAATCAACATCGGTCAGTTCGTTCGAGACCGCGCCTGCTCGCGAATCACATAACGCGGCCTTTGCAGTGGGCGTCCTGTGGATGTCGGCGCTGTGGCGAGAGGCCAGCGGGTTCCTGCTGCAGACCCTCAGCTTCATGCACTGCATGGGCTGCACACTGGCGCCCGTGTTGGGCGAACCGTTCCTGACACAGCGAAGCGTGCTTCGGCCACCGTCAGACATGCCGCCGGCGGTCGAGAGGGAGCTCGCCTACCTGACCAGCCTCGAAGACAAGGACTTTGTTTACGTCGCGTACGCCTACTGGGCCGTCGCCTTGTacgtgttcgtcgtcgtcttcctggTGCTGGTCGCTTTCTTTGTTGACCCTCGGCACCAGGACCTAAGGGCTATGGAGACACAGTGTCCCGTCGCACCTTGCAGCGGAATCGTAGTCGTGTTGTTCTCGTACCTGTTCACGTCGGTCGCGATGGAGATCATCTACAGCCAGCTCGTCGCCGCGTTCGCGCTTCTCCTCGGCCAGAACAAGACCGTGGCCGCCTACCTGACGTCCAGCTTTTGGGCCGCATTCAGCGcagtgcgaggcgcttcgatcgtGTGGCTACAGCAGCACGGCTCGCTCGGCGTGCTGCTGTGCTCGAACGTCTTGCTCCTGGCCCTGGCGGGCTTCGGCTCCGCCTTCGGCCACCAGGCGCCGGCGATGTGGATCGGCGCGGTGCTGGCCGGCGCGTCCATGGCTCCCGTGATGCCCTCGACGTTGCTGCTCTTGCACGACCACTCGGGCGTCTCTCGGGGCCGGTTCGCCCTGGCGGTGCTGGTGGTGGGAGCCAGCTCGGCGTTCGCGCCGCTCTGCCTCGGGGCCGAGATGGAGCGCGAACCGATGCTCTTCCACTACGCGCTGGCGGCGCTCGCGGGCGTctcgctgctgctcctgctggtCGCGAGGATGCTTGTGCCACGCGGCGACGGTTACGCCCCGCTGCCCGCTGCAGTCGAAGCGCGGTCCTATAAGTCGCGTTAACTACGGACACAACAGCACAACAGTTATCCACTGCGTGGACGAGTAGCGGCGCTCTTGTCACCCAGCTGTAATAAAAGACAGTCACccttacgtgatttgaaggcATGAGGACTTGTACCAACTTCAATTAAAACTCCACCTTGATCTAATCTGTACCaaccttaattcaccctaatctATTTTAATACACCTGAATCAAAACGTCTTAATCTACTTTAATCGAACTTATTGAAATTCGGTGGTTCTTGTGTGGGCCGTGGCGTCCAgccgacgccgtggctgttcaccgcGGGATGTCGCAGCGCGAACCGCAGCAGGTTCAGCGCCGGGAACGCGACGTCATCAGTTGGTCACGCAGCTTTTGGTGCCATTGGATGATAATGCCGGACTTTTCGCTTCGTGAGGCGTATAAGACCTTCGCCTTAATAAGCCGGCAATGGTAACTTTCACAGCCTATGTGTAAGCAGTTCACTCACGTTGCTGCCATACGAACGAATTGTACGGGTGAGCGGCCCTCGACAAAGAACGCACTTGTGGTACGGCGCCCCGCGAAACCGGCTCTTGTTCTCGGGATAAATGTTCTTACTACAGAATTGAGCGCATGTCCGAGCCGCAAGGTGTAAAAGTGGCCGCAGCCAGGTTCAATGTCACAGCAACGCAAGATTGCTAGAATAGAAACTCTGCATGGGCGCGTCGCCATTGATGTCTAAACAAAACGATAATACCAAACGCACAGACTCTCGCCAGGCGCGTAGTTTTCAAGCCCGTGAGAGAAGTGCGCCGCGATGTGGTGCGCGCGCATCAACACTGAAGCAAGCACTGGCTCCAGGCACGACCGAGCATGTCGCGCGACGTATTGAACACGATTCAAGGGTTCCACGCGTGTCAGCTGCATAGCCATAACACGACCTGGCAGCGGCGACACAGCATTAGAGCACGACGCGTCTATGGTTTCATAGAAAATAGTTTTCTGGTCACGTGAGGCACTTTCAAAGGTTGCGGATTTACGTGAAACAAGAGTGCCACAAGAAAAATTGCTCCGAGTTATTTTGGCGCGTAGTAGCTGCAGAACGTTCCTTGTTCGACATATAAAGATCCGTCTTTAGGGGTCACCTTTGTTTCATAGTCCTTTTGTAGAAATCACCACATATGCCGACTTCAAGTTTTGCGTGCTGAATGGGGATGTCTTAACATTGAGTATTTTTAATAGCAGAACCTGTAACAATTCTTGTAATTATTTATCAAACTTTAGAGTTTCAGATTTAAATGTACCCTTTCTTGAGCTATTGACAGGATGCGCATTTAAATTGGCtagttatattccacacattacTTTCTCCAAGCGATATCTAAAATATTTTAGTATAGGCATTGTTCAAGAATTCTTAACACTTGTAGTTGCTTATAAAACGAGAACACCAAAATTTAACTTTTTTTCGGCAATATGGCAAATAATCTTTCGAATATTTTTGATTCAGATTGTTGGCAATACCTATAAGCAACGAAACGTTCATTTTATTCTGTCTAGTAGTTATCTAGAAAAGGTACAAAACATTATTTAGTAGGGAAATGGCATTTCGAGCAAAACACGCGTTTATGTTTCAACGTTTACCACAAGCGTCAAAAGCAGAGCAGACGCAATTTCACACTTTCGTTCCACCGTTCCCGCAGCATGTGacgaagttttctttctttgttcattGCGAAAATTCGCTTTGCTCCGCATCCCACGCCGGTCTACAGCAGGGCGATTCGTACTACCAAGTGCACTGCAAGTATATGGCACCTCGTGCTGCATTTCGACCTATACTTCGCATGCGCTTTTGACATCTTGGGGCAGAGGTAAATATTGGGCAAACATCAACAGTCGCGTGGACGTGGTGCACCACAGCTAGTACACAAAATTTGCAGTGACAAATAACAAACACGCTATAACTAGATGCATTTTGCATATGAAAACGCAATGTtcaataaaacatgcaaatacaCCGACGGCAAAAGCTAAGATGACATGCAAACACAAACTGCGTCTTTTTGAATACCAAGGTGCGCAGCTTTCGCCTGTGTGAACTGCGTGAACATATTGACGCGGTTCACCTTACTTCGTTCTTGGAGGAAAATCTGATACTTTTAAGTTTTCAATGTGGCTTCTAAAAACGCCATTCTAATGTTATACACTTCGCTGCAGTAAGTGATGCATTTAACAAAACTGTATACGCCAAAGGTAAAACTGACACGCTCTTCCTATGACTGGAGTATAGAGTGCTTGACAGGATaacttatttatttcatacacCGCAAATGCCCCGATGAGTGGCGTTACACGAGGAGTTGGGCGAAAAAGGATGAGGCTGATGACCAACAGCGTCGGTGGGCACGGGAACAAAACGGCTGACAGGGGTTGCAGCGTTTCGTGGTGGCAGAGAAAGACGGTTACGCGTTGAGCTAGAGCTCTTAAATTAGCCCTAAGTAATAGAGCAGGGACACTGGTGAAATAAGAGCAATGAGATTAAACAAACCGAACTGGATCCTGAAATGTGTCGACCTTCGAGTAGCACAATTTGTAGGATTACACAATATCAGCCTAAACGCGTTTAGTTTGCTCCAGTCGATGGAAAATAGCTGGATTGGATCCCCCATTCTTTCTTGTCCTTTGACGATGAAAGGGCTCTTTATTGGAAGGCGAATATTTGCACGACAGCTGACATTTAACTCAGCATATAAGCAAAGGAAGCAAAATCGCCTAGTGGAGAAggtaaaaaaacgaaagaaagaaaaggttaaCGCGCAACTAAAGATATCTACGCGCGATAGGACGACGAAAGACGCAGTCCGTCTGTGCACAGGATTGGCCACTTCTGTCCAGCGCTCCCACAGTGCACGCGCGCGACCATCGTCGGCCCTCGCTAGACAACGTGCAGAGCCTCGTTCCGCGATTCGGCTCAACTCGGGTCTGCACCGTGTTATGAttgcgggttcaatcccatcgctcgtgatccgttgtcaagattggagtcgggcatgaattagaaggtagctggcccatgccgtcgtccaacttatccacgctgaggacgttgatgaaggggaggactgcttctcatcgagaacgaggaatatgggtttatttacagtatttatatcagtctaacatgactgtttgagaaagtacatcagtctaacatgactgcttgagagagagtgtcctgagcagccgcacaacagcagtttataaacactcggtcctcccccgatacccaggtgacggaaacggccgtccaagcaccgtaggtgagttgaccaggcaccgtatgggagacgaggcaccgtaggggatacgaggcaccgtaggggatacgaggcaccgtaggggatacgaggcaccgtaggggagacgacccggcaccgtaggggcatttattccccgagctgaagcgcgcccgccggccgcccattgtctggcgtcttggtcggcgcgtgggaaggggtgtcagtagacgttcccgcggctcagtaacaatagttagtccgccgagcccgtttagtcataatggcgacttcgtcaaactcggctccagcgacggaaagtcgaggacgcacgtattgttcacagagtcgacttagtcacgccgtggctagaggtgtgcagcgacgctccaggaaagttgctgccacagtcgcaactggccggcaaaacttgcactgcagctcgcCGTTCTTAACAAGCGTCATAAAATTACGTAACGTGGACACACTCGTAATGATTTGTAGCCAAGAAGGATGTTGTGAATAGGACAAGCGCGCAATGCGCACGGGAAAACGCAGTTCCACGAAAGCAGTCGCAGCGAGCAACGGACGGACGCGCAGTTCCTTATATTGCGACAGTCGTGATCAGGCGACGATGCGGTCGAGAGCCCCTCAGAAGTTGTCGACGCAAGAGGATTGGAGTTGCGCGTTATCGCTTGCAGGACATCGCGAGCACCTTCGTCCGGTCGCGGCGATGCCTTCGCGGAACCTTGGCGCTCGGCGGGCACGGCTACGCGACGTCGTGGCGTTTCTCGCTCAGATTCGCGTGGCATGTGTTCGCACGTTTTCGCTTTTGCTCGAGACGTTGCCTCGGTTTCGGCGCTTCCCTCAATGTGCCAGAAGTGAGAAAACGAGTGGCACCGACCACAACATAATGCGACAGGACAAAAGTTTGCGACGCGTAAGCAGTTTGTCGTGGTAGAAAGCAGGATAAATATATACAGGACTGGCCCAAGCGATCTGACAAATTAGCTCGTCTCATTGCGCAAACAACATCAAAATAATCGTAGCTGAGTTctatttacccccccccccccatcacactGTAACCTAAGATAGATTTCCGTTCATGTTCACGGAACACATATCATGCGTGCGAAAATTCTCAGGCCTCGAGGGAACATCTTTGGGTCGTGCTACCGCAGAGAATTCATTCCAGGTTTCATCCTTTCTaccataggcggagagttttcatttttccgaggagggggggggggtggcgggcGCCCAGCTttccgaacacacacacacacacacacacacacacacacacacacacacacacacacacacacacacacacacacacacacacacacacacgcgcgcgcgcgcgcacacacaattTCATTTTCCACAGCCTGAGACTCCTCGGCTGtgcaatcttccttcgtgtaattgtcgcatacttggctaacATTAATACTGCTTTTCCTTTCCGGtcaaactgcagcctctctctctctctctctctccttttttgttTTGCCGTGAGttcgagtataagcgctgctgcgcatgactgctgttgattatgatttcgagtgaatccggctgggcctcatttcggttactgaatGAAATATACAGTGTtgcccaactatcatgcaccaagactttatttatttatttatttcaactgtCCTTACAagcctcgtatgaggcattgggtgAGGGGGgcgttacagagagagagagagagaaaacaaggataggaaaggcagggaggtcaaccagaacagcatccggtttgctaccctacactggggtgggggaaaggggaagagaaagaggaagaaagggagacagtaagcactgagtacgtgtgggagggacaccatacacaaggacactataaacggtctcttaagccggtgcactacaagtactgcactagtgcacgaattgtttttcgagccagtgacgggtgtggccacggtccgagtatctttgactcggtgaacggtctcgagtccagtcggcgtaaagttgcccgcagagagaggcgttggagatcgtagcgagggcaggtacacaataggtgctcgatggtctcctcgcacccacaggagtcgcccATCGGGCTCTcagccattcccatacggtaggagtatgcgttcgtgaacgccactcccagccacaagcgacacaaggttgtttcgccgcgggaaaggctagatggcagttgtagccgtagcgtggggtccagcttacgtaatctgcaattgaaggcacttgaaatttagagatcttgtgacttcttgcgtgcaagtaggcgaagttctctggcagcgtccgaccacgccaaaggtgttggacgcgtcttggtatcttcgtgggcccaccgggcagccttgtcagctaggttgttgccgacgatgccacagcgggcaggaatccattgaaatataatgtggtgtcgtCTTTCctgagcatggtggtgcacttccctgatgtcagatatcacctgctcgtaagttctgtgacgtaatgcagacttgatgctgtgaagggctgccttagagtcacaaaatacgacccatttctctgttggctcttcagTGATGTatatcatagcggcatggagagctgcaagttctgccgatgtagatgtagtcgcgTGCatcaatttgaatttaactgtaacgttcttggctggcaccacgaatgcggcagttgagctggtaggtgaggtcgaaccatcggtatatatatgaatgtggtcatgatacgtctggtgcagtaataggatcGTAAGTTTCTTCAGAGCCGGCGCTGCATGAtaggacttttttgtaattccaggaatagcaaaattcacttgaggctgtcgcaggcaccacaggggagaggaaggcttcgccgccggtgtaaaagatgccggtatgcactcttgatgagcgctaatcactcgtgaaaaggtcgcttgaggtctctcagctggtagggaggccaaatgatggtcggagatccttgacagatggcgaatgtgcgctctgagagagtcgacagctacatgtgtctggattatatgatctctcgcgatggcgattgttgctgctgttgaggtgcaccgatgtagccctaaacacgtgcgtagggcttgaccttgtatgctctccaaggcgcgaatgTTCGTCTTGCAAGCATTTGACAACAttggtaggctgtaacgtaggagtccgagaaacaaaaccctgtacagctgcaacatagaatgggcaggtgtaccccagtttttcccgcagagaaatttgaagacctaagcaatggcgactaacttcttcttcagatagacgcagtgagggctccacgagaggttgcggtcaatgatgacgcccagaaagcgatgcgtctttacataggatacagcttgaccattgatggaaacaggatacaatgacatttgtttgtgcgtaaaaccaagtaatgcgcactttttagtagacacactgaggccttgttctcggagataagacgctgTCATGGTTGCCGcacgctgaagcctggctcttagctgagggcgagtcaccgcagaggcccagatgcaaatgtcgtcggcgtatattgagacatgaactgtctgcggaaggtaatccgctagtcctaccaggacgaggttgaacaaaatagggctcaactctccaccctgcggcacaccacggcagatgtaatggtctgaagttggcCGTCTTCGGTATGtaagaaaaaacgcctctcagtcaaatagtcccgaatccatttataTATCCCGCCACCAattccaacagcctcaagtgagttcagtatggcctcatgggcgacgttgtcgtatgctccttctatatctagaaaaagtgccgcaAAGAGgtgcttgaggcttttttgattttggacccatgttacgatgtcaatgacgttgtcgatggacgtgcgacctcaacgaaagcctgtcatggcgtccggatagatgttgaatcgttctagg contains:
- the LOC142559733 gene encoding sodium-dependent glucose transporter 1-like isoform X1, giving the protein MADQQEPEERPMITFEPTPDAEVKATQTSPPGMYYALFGPTVQDLAVTLDVGLFRVLFLLAARGVGYFLGAVAGGVLLRPVNPQVLLVVLDFFLAMACLGVSYFDTPFQSELLFGLGGFALGAINIVGVLWMSALWREASGFLLQTLSFMHCMGCTLAPVLGEPFLTQRSVLRPPSDMPPAVERELAYLTSLEDKDFVYVAYAYWAVALYVFVVVFLVLVAFFVDPRHQDLRAMETQCPVAPCSGIVVVLFSYLFTSVAMEIIYSQLVAAFALLLGQNKTVAAYLTSSFWAAFSAVRGASIVWLQQHGSLGVLLCSNVLLLALAGFGSAFGHQAPAMWIGAVLAGASMAPVMPSTLLLLHDHSGVSRGRFALAVLVVGASSAFAPLCLGAEMEREPMLFHYALAALAGVSLLLLLVARMLVPRGDGYAPLPAAVEARSYKSR
- the LOC142559733 gene encoding sodium-dependent glucose transporter 1-like isoform X2 — protein: MYYALFGPTVQDLAVTLDVGLFRVLFLLAARGVGYFLGAVAGGVLLRPVNPQVLLVVLDFFLAMACLGVSYFDTPFQSELLFGLGGFALGAINIVGVLWMSALWREASGFLLQTLSFMHCMGCTLAPVLGEPFLTQRSVLRPPSDMPPAVERELAYLTSLEDKDFVYVAYAYWAVALYVFVVVFLVLVAFFVDPRHQDLRAMETQCPVAPCSGIVVVLFSYLFTSVAMEIIYSQLVAAFALLLGQNKTVAAYLTSSFWAAFSAVRGASIVWLQQHGSLGVLLCSNVLLLALAGFGSAFGHQAPAMWIGAVLAGASMAPVMPSTLLLLHDHSGVSRGRFALAVLVVGASSAFAPLCLGAEMEREPMLFHYALAALAGVSLLLLLVARMLVPRGDGYAPLPAAVEARSYKSR